Genomic DNA from Candidatus Paceibacterota bacterium:
TGATGTTCTTCTTAATGAGTTCTTTCGCAAAGTCTTTGTCTATCTGCTTGTCGGTGATCAGCACGTGGACCTTCTCCCAGTGCCCGGCACTGGCGAAGGACACCTTGCCGGCCTTGCTGCTGTCGGCGAGGACGATGACCTGCCTCGCCTGGTCCTTGACCAGCCGCTTGGTGAAGGCCTCGCTCGGGTCGGTCGTCGTCAGACCTTCATTCAGCGCGAAGCCGATCGTCCCCATGAACGCTTTGTCCAGGTGCAATTCATGCAGCACCGGCCCGGTCAAAGGGCCCACCATCGTCTGGCTCAGCCGCCGCAACTCGCCGCCGATGACGATCAGCCGCGGGCCGCGCCCCGCCAGTTCGTGGGCGGCATACAGCGAATTAGTCACCACCGTCAGATTCGTTCGGTCCCGCAGCAGTCGCGCCAATTCCAGCACCGTGCTGCCGCCGTCCAGGTAAATCGTGTCGCCCGGCTCAATGAACCGCAGCGCGGCCTCGGCGATGCGCCGCTTCTCGCGGACCGCCAGCGACGTCTTGTCGGCGAACACCGGCTCGTCCAGCCGGCTCTCCACGCTGACCGCGCCGCCGTGCACCCGCCGGATGGCACCGCCGCGCTCCAACTGGTCGAGATCACGGCGCACCGTGGCCGGCGACACCTTGAGCCGGCGGCACAGGTCCTCGACGCGGATCACGCCGCTATCACGGATCAGCGCGCGGAGGTGGTCCCACCGCTGCGGCGCCAACGCTTTCTGGTCTGAATCGGCCATGGCTCAGTCTGATCGAATATGAGCGATTATAGCGTTAATGTGGTTGAAAGCAATCATAATATTGCATCCCTGCGACGAGCGACAATTAACCCCTCCTCGGGAGCGGAGGGGGAAGCGAGCGAAGCGTTGTTCAAGGCCGGCAGAGCCGGTCCGTCCTTCGGCTGCTTCAGCTTGGGGGCTTCGGGTCGAACCGGCGGATGATCACCTCGGCCAGGTCAATGTTCCCGGGTTGATGCAGGAGAAAGAGAACCATTTCGGCGACGTCTTCAGGATTGATCTTTGGCTGGCCTTCGAGGCGTTCGCCGAGGCGGGTGCCTTTGATGAAGTCGGTGTCCACGCCGCCGGGGCAAAGTGTGTGCACATGGATATTGTGGGGCTTGACCTCCACCGCCAGGCTGCGCCCGAAGCCAAGCAGACCGTGTTTGCTCGCGCAATAAGCGGATTGCTGGGGATACCCCTGTGTGCTCGC
This window encodes:
- a CDS encoding DeoR/GlpR family DNA-binding transcription regulator encodes the protein MADSDQKALAPQRWDHLRALIRDSGVIRVEDLCRRLKVSPATVRRDLDQLERGGAIRRVHGGAVSVESRLDEPVFADKTSLAVREKRRIAEAALRFIEPGDTIYLDGGSTVLELARLLRDRTNLTVVTNSLYAAHELAGRGPRLIVIGGELRRLSQTMVGPLTGPVLHELHLDKAFMGTIGFALNEGLTTTDPSEAFTKRLVKDQARQVIVLADSSKAGKVSFASAGHWEKVHVLITDKQIDKDFAKELIKKNIKLVRA